The following are encoded in a window of Gammaproteobacteria bacterium genomic DNA:
- the dapB gene encoding 4-hydroxy-tetrahydrodipicolinate reductase, with the protein MIRLAISGAGGRMGKSIIQACDVQGRTNVAGGRTPGATHAKPDWTVTAATARPGSPATGEDAGWLAGVPVLGVEVVDRLAKVEQPFDVLIDFTQPVVTLDNLVYCREHQRRMVIGTTGFTPSQREEIAAAAKEIAIVLAPNMSVGVNLCFKLLELAAQVIGSETDIEIIEAHHRHKRDAPSGTALRMGEVIAGALGRNLEECAVYGRSRGIGAERQRETIGFESIRAGDIVGDHTVLFAGAGERVEITHKASSRLTFANGALRAASWLMGKERGLYDMQDVLGLR; encoded by the coding sequence ATGATCAGACTAGCCATCAGCGGCGCCGGCGGGCGCATGGGCAAGAGCATCATCCAGGCTTGTGACGTACAGGGCCGTACTAATGTCGCGGGAGGCAGGACGCCGGGAGCGACCCACGCCAAACCCGATTGGACGGTGACGGCCGCCACCGCACGGCCCGGCAGTCCCGCGACGGGCGAGGACGCCGGCTGGCTCGCCGGTGTGCCGGTGCTGGGCGTCGAGGTGGTGGACAGACTCGCCAAGGTGGAGCAGCCCTTCGACGTGCTGATAGATTTCACCCAACCCGTCGTCACCCTGGACAATCTCGTTTATTGCCGTGAACACCAACGGCGCATGGTGATCGGCACCACCGGCTTTACACCGTCGCAGCGCGAAGAAATCGCGGCCGCCGCCAAGGAGATCGCCATCGTGCTGGCGCCCAATATGAGCGTCGGCGTGAACCTGTGCTTTAAGCTGCTTGAACTGGCCGCACAGGTCATCGGTTCCGAGACGGATATTGAAATCATCGAGGCCCATCACCGCCACAAGCGCGACGCCCCCTCCGGCACGGCCTTGCGGATGGGTGAGGTGATCGCCGGCGCACTCGGGCGAAATCTGGAGGAGTGCGCCGTCTACGGGCGTAGCCGCGGAATCGGCGCCGAGCGGCAGCGTGAGACCATCGGCTTTGAGAGCATCCGCGCCGGCGACATCGTCGGCGACCATACCGTGCTGTTCGCGGGCGCCGGCGAGCGGGTCGAGATTACCCACAAGGCCTCCAGCCGCCTGACGTTTGCTAACGGCGCGCTGCGCGCCGCGAGCTGGCTGATGGGCAAGGAGCGTGGGCTGTACGACATGCAGGACGTGTTGGGATTGCGATAG
- the carA gene encoding glutamine-hydrolyzing carbamoyl-phosphate synthase small subunit — MRKPALLALEDGTLFRGESIGSEGQATGEVVFNTAMTGYQEILSDPSYCRQIVTLTYPHIGNVGCNSIDDNAPTVVASGLIIREVSPLASNWRSEQSLEDCLRHHKVVGICGIDTRRLTRKLREQGALNGCIMAGDNINEAEALAMARAFPGLKGMDLAKVVTTPKPYEWRQGRWVLENGRADATPKEQSPYHVVAYDYGIKHTILRVLADSGCRVTVVPAQTSAEQVLGMQPDGVFLSNGPGDPEPCDYAIHAIAKIVDTGVPVFGICLGHQLLALASGAKTVKMKFGHHGANHPVQDLDTGKVLITSQNHGFAVDEATLPSTLRATHKSLFDGSLQGVERTDRPAFSFQGHPEAGPGPHDVIPLFDHFVELMERQRKDTRYKRRHLHDCFYLYLSSFLLYLNLCPNAPT; from the coding sequence CTGCGTAAGCCCGCCTTGTTAGCCTTGGAAGACGGTACCCTGTTCCGGGGCGAGTCTATTGGCAGCGAGGGACAGGCAACCGGCGAGGTGGTGTTCAATACCGCCATGACCGGGTATCAGGAGATTCTTTCTGATCCTTCTTACTGCCGGCAAATTGTCACTCTCACCTATCCCCATATCGGCAATGTCGGCTGCAATTCGATAGACGACAATGCCCCCACCGTCGTGGCGAGTGGCCTGATCATCCGCGAAGTTTCCCCGCTCGCCTCCAATTGGCGCTCCGAACAATCCCTGGAGGATTGTCTGCGTCACCACAAGGTGGTTGGAATTTGCGGAATTGATACGCGTAGGCTGACACGCAAGTTGCGCGAGCAGGGCGCGCTGAACGGCTGCATTATGGCGGGTGATAACATCAACGAAGCCGAGGCGCTGGCCATGGCGCGTGCGTTTCCCGGCCTCAAGGGGATGGATCTCGCCAAAGTGGTTACAACGCCTAAGCCTTATGAATGGCGGCAAGGGCGCTGGGTGTTGGAAAATGGCCGGGCGGATGCTACTCCAAAAGAACAGTCGCCTTATCACGTAGTGGCCTACGACTACGGGATCAAGCACACCATCCTGCGAGTGCTGGCGGATTCGGGTTGCCGCGTGACGGTGGTGCCCGCTCAAACATCCGCCGAGCAGGTGCTCGGTATGCAGCCCGATGGGGTGTTTCTTTCCAACGGCCCCGGAGACCCGGAGCCTTGCGACTACGCCATCCACGCCATCGCCAAGATTGTGGATACGGGCGTGCCGGTGTTCGGAATCTGTCTCGGCCATCAACTGTTGGCGCTTGCCAGCGGCGCGAAGACCGTGAAGATGAAATTCGGTCACCACGGCGCCAATCACCCGGTGCAGGATCTGGATACGGGCAAGGTGCTCATTACCAGCCAGAATCACGGCTTCGCAGTGGATGAAGCGACACTGCCGTCCACTCTTCGCGCCACGCACAAATCCTTATTCGACGGTTCGCTGCAAGGCGTGGAACGCACCGACCGGCCTGCATTTAGTTTTCAGGGTCACCCGGAAGCCGGCCCTGGGCCGCACGATGTGATTCCCTTGTTTGACCATTTTGTGGAGTTAATGGAGAGGCAGAGAAAAGATACAAGATACAAGAGAAGGCACCTTCATGATTGTTTTTACTTGTATCTTTCCTCTTTTCTCTTGTATCTGAATTTATGCCCAAACGCACCGACATAA